One Elusimicrobiota bacterium genomic window, ATCCCGTGGCGTTGGCGATCAACGCGCGGTCGCCCCATATCTGGGAAAGAAGTTTGAGGTAAGGCGTTTCCCCGCAACCGGAACAAGCTCCCGAAAATTCAAACAGTGGGGTTTGTATTTGCACTTGATTGATCCGTCCCATCTTCAGTTTCCGTCGATCGTATTCCGGAAGGGTGAGGAAAAAATCCCAGTTCTCTTTCTCCGTCGCGCGGAGGGGAGGTTGGGGTTGCATGTTAATGGCTTTCAGTTTGGCTTCCGACTTGTTGCGCGCGGGACAAATTTCAACACAAAGGGTACAGCCCGTACAGTCCTCAGGAGCGACCTGGAGAACAAATTTCTGACCTTTCCAATCGCGCTCAATGGCGTCACGGCTTTTGAACGTCGAAGGAGCGCTGGCGATCAACTCGGGTTCGACCACTTTCGAACGGATCACACTGTGAGGACAGATCATCACGCACTTGTTGCATTGAATACAGGTGTTCGTATCCCACACAGGGATTTCCAAAGCCAAATTACGTTTTTCATAGGCCGCTGTCCCGAGAGGGAATGTCCCATCGATCGACATGGCACTGACCGGCAAAGAATTCCCTTCGTTTCGGATCATGGTGCCGATAATATCCCGAACATAAGCTGGCGCGCCCTCCGCCACGGGAGGAGGCAATTCTTTCACGCTCGTCACTTGGGAGGGAATTTTCACTTCAAACATATGTTCCAACGCCATGTCCACGGACCGTAAATTCATTTCAACGATATCATCGCCCTTCTTGCCGTAGGCTTTTTCAATGGAATCCTTAATCTCAGCTATGGCCCTCTCCCGAGGAAGAACATCGGAAATAGCAAAAAAACAAGACTGCATAACCGTGTTGATCAAACCGCGCAACCCAGCCTCTTTGGCCACGGCGTAGGCGTCGATTACAAAAAAACGAAGTTTCTTGGAAATGAATTTTTCCTGAAAAATCCGAGGGAGTTCGTCCCAAATCTTATCCGGCCCAAAAGCGGTGTTGAGCAATACCGTTCCGCCTGTTTTCATTTGGTCCAAGAGGTCAAACCGTTCCAGAAACACCGGCTGGTGGATGCCCAAAAAATCCGCTTCAGAAATAAGATACGGCGCGTGAATCGGCTCCGGACCGAAACGCAAGTGAGAAATTGTAATGGACCCCGCCTTCTTCGAATCGTAAACAAAGTAGCCCTGGGCATACCCCTCGGTGTTTTCCCCGATAATTTTAATGGAGTTCTTGTTGGCGCTCACGGTCCCATCCGAACCCAGCCCATAGAACAGCGCACGCACGCCTTTGGGCGGTTCCGCTGAAAAATGCGGGTCCCACGGAAGACTGGTGTGCCCCACATCGTCATGAATTCCAATGGTGAAATGGCTTTTGGGTTTTGCGGCGGAGAGGTTATCGAAAACAGCTTTGGCCATCCCGGGGGTAAAATCTTTGGACGAGAGTCCGTAACGTCCTCCCACAATGACCGGGGCCCCAATGAAAGGAGAAGTCCCTGCCCCCAACGATTCAAACACGGTGCTGACCACATCCGTAAAAAGCGGTTCCCCAGCGGACCCGGGTTCCTTCGTTCGGTCCAACACGGCCATGCGTTTCACTGTTTTGGGCAGGGCCTTTAAGAACGCCGCCCCATCCAACGGCCGATACAGACGAACTTTCAGAACCCCCACTTTTTCACCTGAAGCGTTCAATACCTTAGCCGTTTCTTGGGCAGTCTCCGCCCCAGAACCCATTAGGACGATGACACGCTCGGCGTCCGGTGCCCCCACATAGTCAAACAAGCGATAGTGTCGGCCCGTCAGCTTTGCAAACCGATCCATGATCGACTGCGTGATTCCCGGACAGGCATCGTAGAAGGGATTGACGGTCTCTCGCCCTTGAAAATAAACATCCGGGTTCTGGGCGGATCCCCGCATCACGGGTTTTTCTGGCGTGAGCCCCCGGGCGCGATGGGCGTGAATATCGGCGTCATCAATCAGGGCCCGAAGAGTCTCATCCTCCAGATACGTGACTTTCTGGACTTCGTGCGATGTGCGAAATCCATCAAAAAAATGAAGGAACGGAATGCGCGATTTAAGTGTCGCGGCTTGAGAAATGGCGGCGAAGTCCATGGCCTCTTGAACAGACGAGGAACACAAGAGGGCCCACCCGGTCTGGCGAGTGGCCATAACGTCTTGGTGGTCACCAAAAATAGAAAGCGCTTGAGCCGCAAGGGACCGGGCGGCCACATGAAAAACCGCTGGGGTCAGTTCCCCGGCGATTTTGTACATGTTCGGAACCATCAGGAGTAGACCCTGGCTTGCCGTGAAGGTGGTGGACAGAGATCCCGTTTGCAGGGCCCCGTGAACCGCACCCGCAACCCCCGCTTCACTCTGCATTTGGTAGACGTAAGGAACGTCTCCCCAAATATTTTTCTTCATCTCATACATCCACGCGTCGGACCATTCCGCCATCGTGGAGGAAGGGGTGATGGGATAGATCGCAATAACTTCGTTGGTGCGGA contains:
- the nifJ gene encoding pyruvate:ferredoxin (flavodoxin) oxidoreductase, with the protein product MSQARFKTIDGGEAVASVAFRTNEVIAIYPITPSSTMAEWSDAWMYEMKKNIWGDVPYVYQMQSEAGVAGAVHGALQTGSLSTTFTASQGLLLMVPNMYKIAGELTPAVFHVAARSLAAQALSIFGDHQDVMATRQTGWALLCSSSVQEAMDFAAISQAATLKSRIPFLHFFDGFRTSHEVQKVTYLEDETLRALIDDADIHAHRARGLTPEKPVMRGSAQNPDVYFQGRETVNPFYDACPGITQSIMDRFAKLTGRHYRLFDYVGAPDAERVIVLMGSGAETAQETAKVLNASGEKVGVLKVRLYRPLDGAAFLKALPKTVKRMAVLDRTKEPGSAGEPLFTDVVSTVFESLGAGTSPFIGAPVIVGGRYGLSSKDFTPGMAKAVFDNLSAAKPKSHFTIGIHDDVGHTSLPWDPHFSAEPPKGVRALFYGLGSDGTVSANKNSIKIIGENTEGYAQGYFVYDSKKAGSITISHLRFGPEPIHAPYLISEADFLGIHQPVFLERFDLLDQMKTGGTVLLNTAFGPDKIWDELPRIFQEKFISKKLRFFVIDAYAVAKEAGLRGLINTVMQSCFFAISDVLPRERAIAEIKDSIEKAYGKKGDDIVEMNLRSVDMALEHMFEVKIPSQVTSVKELPPPVAEGAPAYVRDIIGTMIRNEGNSLPVSAMSIDGTFPLGTAAYEKRNLALEIPVWDTNTCIQCNKCVMICPHSVIRSKVVEPELIASAPSTFKSRDAIERDWKGQKFVLQVAPEDCTGCTLCVEICPARNKSEAKLKAINMQPQPPLRATEKENWDFFLTLPEYDRRKLKMGRINQVQIQTPLFEFSGACSGCGETPYLKLLSQIWGDRALIANATGCSSIYGGNLPTTPWATNKEGRGPAWSNSLFEDNAEFGLGFRLSVNQQMEMARDLVKRLSSHLGDELVMGLLEGKQRDEAGIYEQRERVKILKEKLKNVPGNEVARLMDLADVLVRRSVWIVGGDGWAYDIGFGGLDHVFASGMDVNILVLDTGVYSNTGGQVSKATPRSAVAKFATGGKSSAKKDLGLMAMSYRNIYVAEVAMGARDEQTLRAFLEAESFDGPSLIIAYSHCIAHGINMTKALDSQKAAVGSGQWLLYRHDPRRITEGQNPLVIDSRPAAMKMEEFYMRENRFKMLTKTAPEHARDLWGRSQEDAESRWALYQHMASRPVSNGPAVTPSGVPVTPPPTN